A genomic region of Azoarcus sp. KH32C contains the following coding sequences:
- a CDS encoding RluA family pseudouridine synthase, whose amino-acid sequence MMAQGKANAVRRERADESVAGQRIDNYLMRICKGVPKSHVYRILRSGEVRVNGGRVGPTYRLVEGDEIRIPPVRIAAPAAGSAAPAGKPLPVVYEDDALIVIDKPSGKAVHGGSGVSFGVIEQLRSQRPEARMLELAHRIDRETSGLLIIAKKRSALTALHDMMRDGSVEKRYLTLVPGRWANPLQHVKVPLYKYLTPEGERRVRVSDEGKPAHSIVRLVRRWQRFSLLEVELKTGRTHQIRVHLAHLGFPLCGDDKYGDFGLNKALEQEGLKRMFLHAARLSFIHPLTGESIALQSALPDELQSFIDYLDARDAQKNG is encoded by the coding sequence ATGATGGCACAAGGCAAAGCGAATGCAGTCCGGCGCGAGCGGGCGGATGAATCGGTCGCCGGTCAGCGGATAGACAACTACCTCATGCGGATCTGCAAGGGCGTGCCGAAGAGTCACGTCTATCGCATTCTGCGCAGCGGCGAGGTGCGGGTGAATGGAGGGCGAGTCGGTCCCACTTATCGACTCGTCGAGGGGGACGAAATTCGCATTCCGCCTGTCAGGATTGCCGCTCCCGCTGCGGGCAGTGCTGCACCGGCTGGCAAGCCGCTGCCGGTGGTTTACGAAGACGACGCCTTGATCGTCATCGACAAGCCTTCAGGGAAGGCTGTACATGGCGGTAGCGGCGTGAGCTTCGGCGTGATCGAACAGCTTCGGAGCCAGCGCCCGGAGGCTCGTATGCTCGAGCTTGCGCATCGGATCGATCGCGAAACCTCCGGCTTGCTGATCATAGCCAAGAAGCGTTCGGCGCTGACTGCATTGCACGACATGATGCGCGACGGTAGCGTCGAGAAGCGCTACCTCACGCTTGTGCCCGGACGCTGGGCGAATCCCTTGCAGCATGTGAAGGTGCCTCTCTATAAGTATCTGACGCCCGAAGGGGAGCGGCGCGTGCGTGTCAGCGACGAGGGCAAGCCAGCACACAGCATTGTGCGGCTGGTGCGGCGCTGGCAACGTTTCAGTCTGCTCGAGGTGGAACTGAAAACGGGGCGCACGCATCAGATCCGTGTTCATCTGGCGCATCTGGGGTTTCCGCTGTGCGGCGACGACAAGTACGGCGACTTTGGTTTGAACAAGGCGCTGGAACAAGAAGGGCTCAAACGAATGTTCCTGCACGCAGCGCGGCTCTCCTTCATTCATCCGTTGACGGGCGAATCGATCGCGCTGCAGTCGGCGCTGCCCGATGAGTTGCAGTCATTCATCGACTATCTGGACGCACGCGACGCGCAAAAAAATGGCTGA